ACGACTGTCTTTTTTCTCTTTTATTATTTTTAAACCTAAGAGCAAAGCTAATTTCCCACCAAAAGAAGCGACCTCTTCATGAGATGGCATATTGTCAATGCTCATACGTTGCCTCGCATCTCCAACGAAGACAAAGCCTTTCGGTTCAATGAAAGTTGGATCTGCTCGTCTGTCTAACCTAGCATACTCCTCTTCCCAGCCGAGATTATATTCTCTTACAAGTGTATGGCGAATTACTTTGCGCGTGTTTAAAGAAGGCAAGAGATCGAGTGTTCGCATCAATCTTTCCCATCCATCTGGAATACGTGGTTGACAAACGTCGCGATAAACAAACTTGTTTGGAGCTGCGACTGTGACGTAGAGCTGTGTCGGCATAGGATTCAGCTTTTCTAAAAATTCGGGCATTGTTCCATTTGTTACTAAAAAAGTTGTCATTCCTCTATGATGGCATTCAGCAATCAATTCGCCCAGATAGGGATATATGGTTGGCTCCCCTGCTAATGATATTGCCACATGCTTTGGATCCCTGGCTTCCTTGTATTTTCTTATATCGCAACGGGAATCACCTGGAAATCCAGTTATTAGCTTCCTTTGATGTTCTATGAGGGTATCTAACATCTCTTTAGGTTCCTGCCAACTTTCATTCATACCCTCGTGCCCTCTAACTCTCCAACAGAAGATACAATTATGTGTACAATCGTGTGCCACTGGAGTCATTTGCAGGCAGCGATGGGTGAAAATGCCATAGAACTCCTGCTTATAGCAATGACGCTTATTCAATAAAGACTGCCTCATCCAGTGACAAAGCTTTACCGCCGCATGATCTCCACTCATTCTATATTGCTGCTTCTCCAATTTCTGCTTAAGTTCTGGCCTCATGCATATTTCCTCAATATTCAAACAAACTTTTCTGTTTGATGTTTTCTGATGCCTTATCATCCTCACTATAAGTTTTTTCTGAAATTTCATTGATTCTTATGGGTTTAATTCCATCATGCACTTCAGATTCGCCCATTTGTTTGCGATGCAATTCTTGGAATAGGTGCTTCACCGTGGCTGAATCGATTTTTTCTCCCAGTAGAAAAGCTGCCTCCTCTTCGGTCAGATCTAAAATTTCAGTAGTACTTATACGAAATCCTCGATTAGAGCGGAATAGGCTAGCTATGTATGGTAAAATTTCTGTCATGGTATATTGCGAAGATGCATGACAATATAATCCAATTTTCATTGCTACTGATTGTTTCGTGCCTCTAACGATTTTACTTCTTCCCATTTTCATCAAATAACCTGGAAATTGATAGCGTATAAAGCCACGATTCAATCTGCTCTTTGAGGCACATACCCCAAACGTTGAAAGATCAGTGGCATATGACCATAAACCGAAATACTGACGCCTTGAAACCCTACCTAGCATAATATCTGCCCTGGAAAGGAGCTGAAAAGAATTACATAAATCCTCGATATCACGATAAGCCAAAGGTAAATTTTCCTCAACCCAAAGAATGATGTATTCCGGTGCTTCCTGAAGATCTTGCGCCAGTCTCTGTGCACTCCTAGGGCTGCTACCTTGAAAAATCTCAGCCATCAGATCGTACATGCTTTTAGTAACTAAGCGATTGTCTAAAGATAGTGCTTGCCTTTCTTCAATTTCAAGATTCCCTAATGCTAAAGCCTGTAGGTCTCGAAGCGACGCTCTGAGGTCGCCATTTGAATTCTTCGAGATTATCTCTAGGACATTGTCTGGTACAGAGATTCCTTGAGCGGCAGCTATTTTACGAAGTAGTGCGCGAACTGTTGGAATAGGTATTTTATTAAATTTTATCTGAAGAGTTTTCTCTTTTATCGCAGAACTTTTTCGGCTCAGACCATAAAAATCATTTACAATTAGTACGACAGGATGCTTTGTAATGGAAACAAGTTCGACGATTGCAGGGATTGCTCCCTGATCATCTTTCCCGAAAAGGTTGTCAGCTTCATCGAGGATGATTAATTTTTTTCTTCCTTCGCGATGTGATAAGAAGTTGCCCTCGTCAGAAAAAGTATCTGAGATTGCCCCGCGCAAGGCCACATTTCTTATAGCTTCTCCATTTCTTTGGTCGGAAGCATTCATCTCGATAACTCCCCAACCAAAGTCATTTGCCAAAGCAATGGCACTGGATGTTTTACCAACACCTGGAGGGCCTATTAACACGGCCACTTTTTTTACAGGGATTCCATTTTCCCAAGAGATGGCCCATTCTTTTAATTCCTTTATAGCTTTGGGATTTCCGACCACATCCTTTAGAGATTTCGGCCGGTATAATTCGGTCCAATCTTCCGACATTATTTTCATCAAATCTCTTACCTAGTGATAAACATGACCTTTTGTAATTTGAAAGATTGAATTCTTTTAATTTGTGTTATACCTCAATTTTCTCATTTAAAAAAATCTTTAAAAATAAATACGCTATTGATATTTAATTTAAAATTATCAATGTATATAATTATCAATTTAATTTACAATATATAGTGATAATATATTATAATAATATAATATTAAAACAGTTTATTGTATTAATTAATGTTTACTTTTTTAAATAATTATTGATACCACTTTAATTTTTATTATTTTAATCTTCTTAAAAATTATATCCGCCAAAAAGCTGTAAAAATTATTGATAAAAAATAAAATGATTCGAAAACTTCATAACAAAATGATAAAATAGCGATTTTCGAATAACGATTTTTTTATCTAATTTTTTAAAAAAATCAGGCAAAGAATTTGTTAAGTTAGAAATTATGGTCTTGCATTTCTCGGATTTGACAAATTTTCGTCATTTACTTTATAATAATGTAATTTATAAAGCACTTATTCTAAAAGCTTATATTAATTATAAACCAACTATTTTCAGAATATAAATTTATTGCTGATCTCGATCTTTTTATATAATTGAAATTTTGATTAATTTACAATTCAGATTCTTATTGAATCGTTTTTTATTACAAGAATGGAATTTTATCTTCTATGCCAAATATGTGCATTTTATATAGGTTCAATAAAAATTTAGTTCGTTTAGCTTCTACCTTAAAAAAAATTAAATCATTAACTAATGAATAAATTTGTACATCGAAGAATTAAACAAAAGTAGGTCTATTAAAAATCGAAATTTCTAATTTTTCAAGAAAATTGTTCATTCTTGCCTATGAAATTTTCAAATAAACCATAATTTATTGATTTCTGTCTTGTTGATTTTTTTGTGAATTTTCATATAGGTCGCATAATTCATTTAAAAATTGATCATAAGTCCTTCTGAATTTTAAACGGAATAGGCGATCACGTGTCTCGGATTTGATTACGATACTTGTTTTTTCTTCCATTTCATATTTCACCTTCAATTTCACTTTTATTAAATTTATTTAAGACTATATCATTATATGATTTATCATTGTTATAAATTTTATTATTGATAATTGTATTATAGTATTAAATGATAATATTACTTATAATGAAAACATTAATTTATTGAACTATTGTGTTCAATTAAGTAAAAGACGGTAGCCCAAATATCAACACAAAATTCGAAGTTTAATTATTAC
This genomic stretch from Methanomassiliicoccales archaeon harbors:
- the twy1 gene encoding 4-demethylwyosine synthase TYW1 → MKFQKKLIVRMIRHQKTSNRKVCLNIEEICMRPELKQKLEKQQYRMSGDHAAVKLCHWMRQSLLNKRHCYKQEFYGIFTHRCLQMTPVAHDCTHNCIFCWRVRGHEGMNESWQEPKEMLDTLIEHQRKLITGFPGDSRCDIRKYKEARDPKHVAISLAGEPTIYPYLGELIAECHHRGMTTFLVTNGTMPEFLEKLNPMPTQLYVTVAAPNKFVYRDVCQPRIPDGWERLMRTLDLLPSLNTRKVIRHTLVREYNLGWEEEYARLDRRADPTFIEPKGFVFVGDARQRMSIDNMPSHEEVASFGGKLALLLGLKIIKEKKDSRVVLLSQDGKNPKLELD
- a CDS encoding replication factor C large subunit encodes the protein MSEDWTELYRPKSLKDVVGNPKAIKELKEWAISWENGIPVKKVAVLIGPPGVGKTSSAIALANDFGWGVIEMNASDQRNGEAIRNVALRGAISDTFSDEGNFLSHREGRKKLIILDEADNLFGKDDQGAIPAIVELVSITKHPVVLIVNDFYGLSRKSSAIKEKTLQIKFNKIPIPTVRALLRKIAAAQGISVPDNVLEIISKNSNGDLRASLRDLQALALGNLEIEERQALSLDNRLVTKSMYDLMAEIFQGSSPRSAQRLAQDLQEAPEYIILWVEENLPLAYRDIEDLCNSFQLLSRADIMLGRVSRRQYFGLWSYATDLSTFGVCASKSRLNRGFIRYQFPGYLMKMGRSKIVRGTKQSVAMKIGLYCHASSQYTMTEILPYIASLFRSNRGFRISTTEILDLTEEEAAFLLGEKIDSATVKHLFQELHRKQMGESEVHDGIKPIRINEISEKTYSEDDKASENIKQKSLFEY